DNA from Vanessa tameamea isolate UH-Manoa-2023 chromosome 19, ilVanTame1 primary haplotype, whole genome shotgun sequence:
GGTTCTGCTAATTGATGCAAAGCACATATTTCCTTTGATGGAAAATGGCATGGTCGAAATCACTCTCATCATAAACTATAATATCCCTTCATGCATatcctttttataattataatttaatgaattatcttAACAGTACGGCAATGGTGTTTGGTACGAAGTCGCGAGGTACCCAGATGACGTTGTGAAGAATGGAAAGTGTGGTACTCTCATATACAAGCAGGAAGGTGATGTCAAGAAAATGAAGTACACTTTCGTTACCAACAACGAACTTATGACTATCGAGGGTACTGCCGCGCTCGCAAAAGATGCTGGAACCACCGGAAAACTGATCCATAGCCTGCCTTACGGAGGtagttacataaaaaacattaccATTTTAAGTGTTATTAATAACATGTCTACCTTCatctgaaattaatatatatgttttttcagCTAACGGTACTGTTATTGACAGTGAACTGAACATTCTGGCAATTGACTACGACAAATTTTTCGTCGGTTATTATTGTCAATTCGATGAGGCTCAGAAAAACTACCGAGGTAACAACCAATATATCATAGAATTCATTATACAATTGCTCCTTGTGGAAAacgaatatgtttaaatttggaCATTAAtcaacatgtacagcctgtaaatttcccactgctgggatatggcctcctctcccttttgaggagaatgttaagagcatatttcaccacgctgctccaatacgagttggtggattcacaaatggtataatttcattgaaattagacacatgcaggtttcctcacaatgttttgcttaaccgccgagcacgagatgaattataaacacaaattaagcacgtgacaattcagtagtgcctgcctgggtttgaacccgtaatcatcggttaagatttacgtgttctaaccactaggttATCTCTTTTACATTAATCAAAtctatatatcaaattaatgtcgagttatacaaaaatatggtGAGGCAACCTGCATGTCTCGTACGATTTCTGTCATTTGTATCCCATGCCCATATTTAAGATATTGGTCACTAGTTGTTGTAACGTTGTGGAATGTATAATGTAAGCTTGTGTGGGAGTGGGGTAAACAATAGTttaaggggtcaggatcgatcctgcgagtttttacatcgctaggcttACACCAGCGCTATTAATGCACcatatcatcctcctgcccttatcccaatttacttggggtcggcgcagcatgtcttcttcttccatacggGAAGTATGATcgtatctgacgtcatctcacaagtaacattctttccaacCATATCatatttcacacaatccatccatcttttcattaGTCGTCCCCTTagtctatatccatccacgtttaTGCTCAGGACCTCcctcacaatatgttcctcattcctccgcataacatgcccatactaCGATAGCCGCCTTCCACATAACTTCTCGgctaccggtgccactttcaaacttcctcttatttACTCATTCTTTGCGCTATTaatgcttatattatttaattggcttttttGGTTTACAGAAGCTGCTTGGATCATCTCAAGATCTAAAACCTTATCTGAAGAGGCTAAGGCTATTGTCGACAAGTTTGTGAGGGATTCCAAGTTTCTGAATGCTGGCAAATTTGAGTGGTCTTCAGTCAGCGGTGAGGACTGCCGGGTCGACGCTTAAATAAAGACaacatgttttatgtttttgattagcatttatagtattgtatttatttaatataaaaataggtatataataaaatttgttttagtgataaataaatgtaaatcatagttttggataaaatatggtttttcagtaatgaatattattatttttttatatgacaccCTATATACTATTTCCCTTCCTAGCCCAAACTAGCTACTAGATTGTACCATGGGACATTATAATAGATTGtctattaatttcttattttttgatggtatcggtaagcggacgagcaaatggaccacctgatggtaaatggtcaccacggcccatagacaatgctgctgtaagaattattaatcattccttacatcaccaatgcgccatcaaccctgggaactaagatgttatgtcccatgtgcttgtagttacactggcttactgactcttcaaaccggatcacaacaatactgagtaaccTATCCGACGGGCTTATAGATCTCTATTAAGGCATAGGGTAATTTGTGATCTACCGATGGGTTTCCCTTGTATAGGGATCCTATTGATTTCCATAAAGATGGTGAGCTAAACCGCATTGGTCATAGCAGCGCAGccgagacaaaaaaaaaatctaaaaatcatGTTTACGTGATCTATtgtgttgataatattttttcccccagtaatattttttctcaaatatcttctatgtatagatttcgatcagttacgattttattataagtaaggaCAGTATGTCTGTTTGGGTCGTGAAGACaagtaaaatttgaatttatgcaAAAATATCACAACAATGATAAATTTTCTGGTTTTTTCAGTTTCATTCCACCCTAAAGGTCTGCCAGCTACccctctttttaattttaatcgagCACCGTCATCCTCTATTTAGATATATCATGCATAGAGTTATACTTGTATTTTACTATTCTATATTACATATAAGTTCTAACTCGACGgaattgttatgtttattttagaaatcACTCTTGTGGTGGTCCCGGGACTGTATCCTCCCTTAACATCAACCCCGAGCTGGGCTAGTAAAACTGTGACGCAATCGAGGAATAAACACACAAGGAAAAGTCCTATTCATAACTCGTTTCCCTAAACTGCGCTGTcagaaattcataaaatataaccttTATCATTAGCATATGTCTAAAGATCCGTCGATAACATCTTAAATTAGATTTAAGAGCAGTCAATAAGgaaaatgtactaaaatattcTTGTATAGTAAGTGaacatttatcaattatttttgggATCCTTGTCAGCTAAAGAAACCGTATCTCAAAATATGAACAAAGATTCAACAGGaaaaaatgcaaaaatgtacaaatatttattgtaaaaatcatgATTAATatagtaactaattttaatacttatttgtatataattaaggttctaattccaatgtaaataaagtatattataaagcaaCGAAGagttatagataaatattacacaCTAAGCAAACACAGGGGTGTACATACTGGTGACGAAGAGGCTTGACGGCCTAAGCAAGCGTTGTCTTTCACTTTGAAATTCGCACTATGCAGTAAATACATAGAAAATTTCACGTCAATATACGGAACCTTGCACATGTACGCACCATTCGACCATACTTTTTCAATTCGATAACCTTGTGCGTAAAATTGTGACCCCAAGATTGGGATGAATATAAAATGCGTGTATTCATCTGATATGCCTAAGTCAGCACACAATTAGATATACGCTACAAAGGACTACAAAGGACTATTAAAATGTACCGTTTTACTGTTCTCATCTTCGTGGCTTCAGTCTCAGCCTACGTCATCATAGACTCTAAGTGTCCTGAAGTTACAAACGTAGACAACTTTGATTTTAAGTCTGTAAGTATCAAATGACTAACACATCTTAAGATTGTGCTGATTGTTATAAAGCACATATTTCCTTTGATGGAAAATAGCAAGATTTCCTTATCATAAATTCACTGTTTTCgtgaatacttttttataataatgagttatttaattatcttaacaGTATGGCCATGGCGTTTGGTACGAAATCGCGAGATATCCCGATGACTTAGTGAAGACCAGCAAATGTGGGGCCCTCGAATACAAGCAGGAAGGTGACGTCACGAAATCGAGGTACACCTACGTCGACAACAATAAACTTATGGCCATCGAGGGTACCGCCAGACTCGCCCCAGATGCTGGAACCACCGGAAAATTGATCCAAAAACTTCATTTTGGAGGTAGTTATTATAGATGTTACCAATTTGTATGTCCTCCTATTTATCTGGCGTCTTTAGTTAATATTGAAAGTAAGATAGAAGTAATTTTTCCtcgtttgaattttatataatattgttcttTCAGAGAACGGCGCTCTCGTCGAAAGTGATCTAAGCGTCCTGACTATTGACTACGACAACTTTTTCATAGACTACTACTGTCAATACGATGAAGTTAAGAAGAACTCCCGAGGTAAATAGAATTATCAGTCtgtcaaaaaatttaatatgtgaTTATTCCATTTGGAATTCATGAAGGCCCAAGCGGTGATTGTAAGTTTAAATCCG
Protein-coding regions in this window:
- the LOC113399465 gene encoding bilin-binding protein-like: MYRFTVLIFVASVSAYVIIDSKCPEVTNVDNFDFKSYGHGVWYEIARYPDDLVKTSKCGALEYKQEGDVTKSRYTYVDNNKLMAIEGTARLAPDAGTTGKLIQKLHFGENGALVESDLSVLTIDYDNFFIDYYCQYDEVKKNSRGK
- the LOC113399287 gene encoding bilin-binding protein-like, translated to MAWLLQLVENGFLFFLLYTLSQPHTISLNKTLQKTIKMYRFVLLTFAASVSAYVILDSKCPEVTKVENFNFNSYGNGVWYEVARYPDDVVKNGKCGTLIYKQEGDVKKMKYTFVTNNELMTIEGTAALAKDAGTTGKLIHSLPYGANGTVIDSELNILAIDYDKFFVGYYCQFDEAQKNYREAAWIISRSKTLSEEAKAIVDKFVRDSKFLNAGKFEWSSVSGEDCRVDA